One window from the genome of Nicotiana tomentosiformis chromosome 5, ASM39032v3, whole genome shotgun sequence encodes:
- the LOC104094956 gene encoding uncharacterized protein, protein MQSDPAQRGPNLICKYHGTHGHRTEDFRQLREEVARLFNNGYLQEFLSDRAKNHFRNRDTSKKIEQEEPQHVINMIIDGVDVPQGPMLKRTKVSIMREKRTRNYIPEGTLSFNDEDAEGIVYPHNDALVICVLINEYRVKHVLIDPGCSANIIRSRVVEQLGLQDKIVLIVRVLNGFNMACETTRGEITLPVNTARTIHETKFYMIKGDMRDSAGDNYSKAEPRSDVPSGQAEKEASVRSQACIHQGRGNFGSILGGLLSVILAETSLMGIAGWRISFHLVGFIRVIVGILVRLFAKDPRFVDSDGNAREQPPQKPFREEVRELLKEAKAVVKVPSFQILIAQGVSGSFPWSSLSFAPMWLELIGFSHKTTAFLLTLFNVAGSIGGLFGGKMGDILAKHLPNSGRIILSQISSGSAIPLAAILLLGLPDDPSSAAIHGLVLFIMGFMISWNSPATNNPIFAEIVPERARTSIYALDRSFESILASFAPPVVGILAQHVYGFKPIPKDSTGSQEIETDRENAAPLAKALYTAIGIPMAICCFIYSFLYCTYPRDRDRAKMDALIDTELQRIDETADHLFEEENAKHHFSKSDELHGKELVLIDRDYDVEDSLDNDENDEKRLFPNQLKFSDISKF, encoded by the exons ATGCAgtctgatccagcccaaaggggTCCCAACTTaatatgtaaatatcatggcactcacggccacagaacagaagatttccgacaattgagagaggaagtagcccggttattcaacaacggataTCTCCAGGAGttcctgagtgatcgagccaaaaaccatttTAGGAATAGAGATACTAGTAAGAAAATCGAGCAGGAGgagcctcagcacgtcattaacatgatcatcgatgGGGTCGACGTTCCCCaggggccgatgttaaagcgcaccaaagtatccatcatgagggaaaaacggactcgaaattacataccagaaggaaccttgtctttcaacgacgaggatgctGAAGGCATTGTGtatccccacaatgatgcactggtaatatgcGTACTCATAAATGAATAtcgagttaagcatgtgttaattgatccaggttgctcggccaatatcattagatcgagggtcgtggaacaactaggTCTACAAGACAAAATTGTGCTTATTGTcagagttctaaacggattcaacatggcatgtgagaccactagaggggagataacattaccggtgaacaccgccAGAACCATTCATGAAACAAAGTTCTACATGAtcaaaggagacatgag ggattccGCTGGAGATAACTACTCAAAAGCTGAGCCTAGATCCGATgttccatccggtcaagcagaaaaggaggcctcagtccgaagtcaagcatgtattcatcaaggacgag GAAACTTTGGCTCTATACTTGGTGGGCTTTTATCGGTGATTCTAGCTGAAACATCACTCATGGGGATCGCTGGCTGGAGAATCTCCTTCCATCTGGTCGGTTTTATACGCGTTATAGTTGGTATATTGGTGCGCCTCTTCGCCAAAGATCCTCGCTTTGTTGACAGTGATGGCAATGCAAGAGAACAACCTCCCCAGAAACCATTTAGAGAAGAAGTGAGGGAACTGCTAAAAGAAGCAAAAGCAGTAGTGAAAGTGCCTTCctttcaaattcttattgctcagGGGGTCTCAGGTTCATTCCCTTGGTCATCATTGTCATTTGCTCCTATGTGGTTGGAGCTTATCGGATTCTCCCACAAGACAACAGCATTCCTCTTGACTTTGTTTAATGTTGCTGGCTCAATTGGTGGATTGTTTGGAGGAAAGATGGGGGATATACTTGCCAAACACTTGCCAAATTCTGGTAGAATAATTCTTTCTCAGATAAGCTCTGGTTCGGCGATCCCTTTAGCTGCAATTCTGCTTCTTGGATTGCCTGATGATCCTTCCTCAGCTGCAATCCATGGTTTAGTCTTGTTCATAATGGGATTCATGATATCGTGGAATAGTCCAGCGACAAACAA TCCAATTTTTGCGGAGATAGTTCCTGAGAGAGCTCGAACAAGCATCTATGCCCTGGATCGATCGTTTGAGTCTATATTAGCATCATTTGCTCCTCCAGTGGTTGGTATTTTGGCTCAACATGTTTATGGCTTTAAACCAATCCCCAAGGATTCAACCGGCTCACAGGAAATTGAAACGGATAGAGAGAATGCAGCCCCGCTTGCTAAGGCACTCTACACTGCTATAGGCATTCCAATGGCAATTTGTTGCTTCATCTATTCCTTCCTTTATTGTACATATCCACGTGACAGGGACCGTGCTAAAATGGATGCATTAATAGACACTGAGCTGCAACGGATTGATGAAACTGCCGATCATCTTTTTGAAGAAGAAAATGCCAAACATCATTTTTCTAAATCCGATGAACTGCATGGAAAAGAACTAGTGCTGATTGATAGAGATTATGATGTAGAAGACAGCCTCGACAACGATGAGAATGATGAGAAAAGGCTTTTCCCAAATCAATTGAAATTCTCTGATATCAGCAAATTTTAG
- the LOC104113189 gene encoding uncharacterized protein: protein MAPLTTQRSCSFSKVLLVLCLVLVLLSSSFISAQSQDHNNASSTRIRRMLELDIDDDNDDDFLQPIKKKSSSTIDDSPQPIKKKSNLTSLSSSKKNQTKLVKSTLSSSKNQTKLAKISSSSSSFGSIKNQTKLAETKLSLSDSVSNSIKNQTKLAKTKRISSDSVSGSTKNKTKLIKPTTEEKFALKSQLKKLNPTSTKSLNSNKTTSFSTKKSSSDLSKISSSFPKNKTTKATTTKDLNESKSNKNQTKNQSSTNKNPKKETTQKNSQPYWLENDEDDLLLGFRDLPSKFQETLLPDLERISKTSQVYLNKANKEITKNFKPIVGNKYAPTIASVISFAFILIPLILVSLIFNRIKAYFSLQRLLIFIQVYLSIYFSILCLSSLVTGLEPLKFFYATAQSTYICLQLLQTLAYVLYLLMLLMYLVLVFSTETGPITKIIGLAQTFVGFAVGLHYYMTVFHKAVLRQPPKTSWRIHAIYATCFLLICLLTRAERTKKTYLVEGGEEGKKS, encoded by the coding sequence ATGGCTCCACTTACTACTCAACGAAGTTGCAGCTTTTCTAAGGTACTTTTAGTACTTTGTCTTGTTTTAGTCTTATTATCTTCTTCATTCATTTCTGCTCAGAGTCAAGATCACAACAATGCTTCATCAACAAGAATAAGAAGAATGTTGGAGTTAGacattgatgatgataatgatgatgatttTCTTCAACCAATTAAGAAGAAATCCAGTTCAACTATTGATGATTCTCCTCAACCAATCAAGAAGAAATCCAATTTAACCTCACTTTCCAGTTCTAAAAAGAACCAAACCAAGCTCGTCAAATCCACCCTTAGCTCTTCTAAGAACCAAACCAAGTTAGCCAagatttcttcttcttcctctagTTTTGGTTCAATCAAGAACCAAACTAAGTTAGCAGAAACCAAACTCTCTTTATCTGATTCAGTTTCTAATTCAATCAAGAACCAAACCAAGTTAGCAAAAACCAAACGTATTTCATCTGATTCAGTGTCTGGTTCAACCAAGAACAAAACCAAACTCATCAAACCAACCACAGAAGAGAAATTTGCACTAAAATCCCAACTGAAAAAGCTCAATCCCACATCCACCAAGTCCTTGAATTCAAATAAAACTACTTCCTTTTCAACCAAAAAATCTTCCTCAGATCTATCCAAAATCAGCTCTTCTTTTCCCAAGAACAAAACAACCAAAGCAACCACCACAAAAGACCTCAATGAATCCAAATCCAACAAAAACCAAACAAAGAACCAATCTTCAACAAACAAAAATCCCAAGAAAGAAACTACACAGAAGAATTCACAGCCCTATTGGCTAGAAAATGATGAAGATGACTTGTTGCTTGGTTTTAGAGACTTACCATCCAAATTCCAAGAAACCCTTTTGCCAGATTTAGAAAGAATCTCAAAAACCTCACAAGTTTACCTCAACAAAGCCAACAAAGAAATCACAAAAAACTTCAAACCCATTGTAGGTAACAAATATGCACCCACAATTGCCTCTGTAATTTCATTTGCTTTCATTTTGATCCCTTTAATTCTTGTTTCTCTTATTTTCAACCGAATCAAAGCCTATTTTTCACTCCAAAGACTATTAATCTTCATCCAAGTTTATCTCTCAATCTACTTCTCTATTCTCTGCCTTTCTTCTTTGGTCACTGGTTTGGAGCCACTTAAGTTTTTCTACGCTACTGCGCAGTCCACCTACATTTGCCTACAGCTTCTACAAACTCTTGCTTACGTGTTGTACCTCTTGATGCTATTGATGTACCTTGTTTTAGTATTCTCTACTGAGACTGGGCCGATTACGAAGATCATTGGGCTGGCCCAAACATTTGTGGGctttgctgttgggctgcattaTTACATGACGGTGTTTCACAAGGCTGTATTGCGACAGCCTCCTAAGACTAGTTGGAGAATTCATGCAATTTATGCCACGTGTTTTCTTCTGATTTGTCTGCTGACTAGAGCTGAAAGAACTAAGAAAACTTACTTGGTAGAAGGTGGTGAGGAGGGTAAAAAGAGCTAA